From the Eleutherodactylus coqui strain aEleCoq1 chromosome 7, aEleCoq1.hap1, whole genome shotgun sequence genome, one window contains:
- the RASL11B gene encoding ras-like protein family member 11B has protein sequence MRLIQNMCTISECPPASSNDSAGTSNGGSSRVIKIAVVGASAVGKTALVVRFLTKRFIGDYERNAGNLYSRQVQIDGMTLAIQVQDTPGVQLHDQRLECNEQLNRSIRWADAVVIVFSITDCKSYELINHLHQHVRQMHPDNRVPVVIVANKADLLHLKQVEPQHGLQLANMLGCTFYEVSVSENYIDVYNAFQVLCKEISKHQITSTPEKRKNSLIPRPKSPNMQDLKRRFKQVLSAKVRTATSV, from the exons ATGCGCCTCATCCAGAACATGTGCACCATCAGTGAGTGCCCCCCTGCCAGCAGCAACGACAGTGCGGGCACCAGCAATGGGGGCAGCAGCAGGGTCATCAAGATCGCTGTGGTTGGAGCCAGTGCTGTGGGCAAAACAG CGCTGGTCGTCAGATTTCTCACCAAGAGGTTTATTGGCGACTATGAAAGGAATGCAG GAAACCTGTACAGTCGACAAGTCCAGATCGATGGGATGACGTTGGCCATTCAGGTGCAGGACACTCCAGGCGTGCAG CTCCACGACCAGAGACTGGAGTGTAACGAGCAGCTTAACCGATCCATCAGATGGGCAGACGCCGTCGTCATCGTCTTCTCCATCACAGACTGTAAGAGCTACGAGCTCATCAACCACCTCCACCAGCACGTGCGCCAGATGCATCCCGACAACAGGGTGCCCGTGGTCATCGTGGCCAACAAGGCGGACCTTCTGCACCTCAAGCAGGTGGAACCACAGCATGGACTCCAGCTggccaacatgctgggctgcacctTCTACGAAGTCAGTGTCAGCGAGAACTATATTGACGTTTACAACGCGTTTCAGGTACTTTGTAAGGAGATCAGCAAGCACCAGATCACCAGCACACCAGAGAAGAGGAAAAATTCCCTCATCCCTCGGCCAAAGTCTCCGAACATGCAGGACTTGAAGCGACGCTTTAAGCAGGTCTTGTCTGCAAAAGTGAGGACTGCCACATCCGTCTGA